In Sulfurovum riftiae, one DNA window encodes the following:
- a CDS encoding putative bifunctional diguanylate cyclase/phosphodiesterase — protein MHFLKKLLTFTQYREVKREALQNLFYSTGKTLIPLIILETILLFILLPSMGNIMFFWYGAILFLSLSRLFDGYKYKKNPKKYPFSFWHKQFIVKAWLTAFLLGILALLAIPQLSDHYQLFVFMILIGISGGAVNSLSSDHRIAIGYIVILLLPVAAEMLFLQTWNSVIIGLLLILYFITLTNVVFHDHDTGLLMEKKNEEIAKVESELHAKQEMLELFFEQAPIGIFTYNTDLAITDCNQAFLDLFGLQKDEIVGANLAQLPDNSPVEPAKKALTQGTQTYIGPYRSTKNFDYWVEAKCAPLYNKEYKVVGGITLIEDKTKEHNALQELQYYALHDSLTLLSNRRGFVEFMEEMVSKEEHQRYYSILFYMDLNQFKYINDSLGHSFGDKLLVAVAKRLKMLVEAHNNLTRMGGDEFIIVAPFIDRDIKKTKEKAEMCIEKIQKVFDDPFVIEDVSLHLKTSIGVVIIEPNFNNIEEIVRHADVSMYQAKKHGQDHISYYNKALDTERKKVFNLQHELVSALRNDKLELYYQPIVNMKDDSLRAAEALIRWQHPEQGLIMPEDFIPLAIESGIIIDVGWWVLDTVCRQIRIWKTEGKWKVNYVSININAKQLLKNNFAQTFLAKLAEYEVKSSDIKIEITETSLIDNFEMTQDVILELQKNGIKCAIDDFGTGYSSLSYLKKLSFSVLKIDREFMSGLVTDEENIALMRTMISIGKQLNYNVVIEGIEDAFQKEIIKKIDDTVSYQGYIVSPPLPEPEFRERFLN, from the coding sequence ATGCATTTTTTAAAAAAACTATTGACCTTTACACAGTATCGTGAAGTAAAAAGAGAAGCACTTCAAAACCTTTTCTATTCTACCGGCAAAACACTGATCCCGCTTATTATTCTTGAAACGATCCTGCTTTTTATACTCCTGCCGTCCATGGGAAATATAATGTTCTTCTGGTATGGTGCGATACTGTTCCTTTCGCTGTCACGCCTTTTTGACGGATATAAGTATAAGAAAAATCCAAAAAAATACCCTTTCTCTTTCTGGCATAAACAATTTATCGTAAAGGCATGGTTGACAGCCTTTTTACTGGGTATATTGGCGTTATTGGCCATACCTCAGTTGAGTGACCATTATCAACTTTTTGTTTTTATGATCCTGATAGGTATCAGTGGAGGAGCCGTGAATTCACTGTCGTCAGACCATCGTATAGCAATAGGGTATATTGTGATACTCCTTTTGCCTGTTGCCGCGGAAATGCTGTTCTTGCAGACATGGAACAGTGTCATTATAGGACTTTTGCTGATACTCTATTTCATTACATTGACCAATGTTGTTTTCCATGACCATGATACCGGCCTGCTTATGGAAAAAAAGAATGAAGAGATCGCAAAGGTAGAGTCTGAACTCCATGCCAAACAGGAAATGCTGGAACTTTTTTTTGAACAGGCACCCATAGGAATATTCACCTACAATACCGACCTGGCCATTACAGATTGCAATCAGGCATTTCTTGATCTCTTTGGACTGCAAAAGGATGAGATCGTAGGGGCCAATCTGGCCCAACTTCCCGACAATAGCCCTGTAGAACCTGCGAAAAAGGCACTGACACAGGGTACACAGACCTATATAGGTCCCTATAGATCCACAAAGAACTTCGATTATTGGGTTGAAGCAAAATGTGCACCGCTTTACAACAAGGAATATAAAGTGGTTGGAGGAATCACTTTGATAGAAGATAAAACAAAAGAACATAATGCTTTGCAGGAGTTGCAATACTATGCATTGCATGATTCTTTGACACTGCTGAGCAACCGAAGAGGATTTGTCGAATTCATGGAAGAGATGGTTTCGAAAGAGGAGCATCAGAGATATTATTCGATCCTTTTCTATATGGACCTCAACCAGTTCAAATATATCAATGATTCCCTGGGCCACTCATTTGGAGACAAGCTTCTCGTAGCGGTAGCCAAGCGCCTCAAGATGCTTGTGGAGGCACATAACAATCTTACCAGAATGGGAGGGGATGAATTTATCATCGTTGCTCCTTTTATAGACCGGGACATAAAAAAAACAAAAGAAAAGGCGGAAATGTGTATTGAAAAGATACAGAAAGTTTTCGATGATCCTTTTGTGATAGAAGATGTAAGCCTTCATCTGAAGACAAGTATAGGTGTTGTCATTATAGAGCCGAACTTCAACAATATAGAAGAGATCGTGCGACATGCCGATGTTTCCATGTACCAGGCGAAAAAGCACGGCCAAGACCATATTTCCTACTATAATAAAGCACTGGATACTGAACGTAAAAAAGTGTTCAATCTGCAACATGAACTTGTCTCCGCACTGCGCAACGATAAGTTGGAACTCTATTATCAGCCTATCGTCAATATGAAAGATGACTCATTGCGTGCAGCTGAAGCGCTCATTCGCTGGCAGCACCCTGAACAGGGCCTTATCATGCCTGAAGATTTTATCCCCCTGGCTATCGAGTCCGGTATCATTATAGATGTAGGATGGTGGGTGCTCGATACGGTATGCAGACAGATAAGAATATGGAAAACAGAGGGGAAATGGAAAGTGAATTATGTTTCCATCAATATCAACGCAAAGCAGCTGCTGAAAAACAATTTTGCACAGACCTTTTTGGCGAAACTCGCAGAATATGAGGTCAAGAGTTCCGATATAAAAATAGAGATAACGGAAACTTCTCTGATCGATAATTTTGAAATGACACAGGATGTGATACTGGAATTGCAGAAAAATGGTATCAAGTGTGCCATTGATGATTTTGGAACAGGGTATTCGTCTCTCTCCTACCTGAAAAAGCTCTCTTTCTCTGTGTTGAAAATCGACAGGGAGTTCATGTCCGGCCTTGTCACTGATGAGGAAAATATAGCACTGATGCGTACCATGATCAGTATCGGGAAGCAGCTCAATTATAACGTGGTCATAGAAGGGATAGAGGATGCCTTCCAAAAGGAGATCATCAAAAAGATAGATGATACGGTGAGCTATCAGGGGTATATCGTAAGCCCGCCTCTCCCCGAACCTGAATTCAGAGAGAGATTTTTAAACTAA
- a CDS encoding tetratricopeptide repeat protein: MQAQIQEAYDTLLAKEYDKAFALYSALAEQKEPTAFYYLGFLYFRGFGVEQDSKKAFENYLEAATREVPVAQFETALMLEEGEGCEQNFSEAAFWYEEAAKRGNIDAFNNLAAMFKEGRGVEQDYKKAYVLFKKAAMAGNASAQFNLGALYDMGLGCEEDKEKAIEWCRKASFQGHQKAKEIMMRMQNEGQIVF, from the coding sequence ATGCAAGCACAGATACAGGAAGCCTACGACACATTGCTGGCAAAAGAGTACGACAAAGCCTTTGCACTCTACTCTGCCCTGGCAGAACAGAAAGAGCCCACTGCTTTTTACTACCTGGGATTCCTCTACTTCAGGGGTTTCGGTGTAGAACAGGATTCAAAAAAAGCCTTTGAGAACTATCTTGAAGCCGCCACACGCGAAGTACCTGTTGCTCAGTTCGAGACAGCGCTGATGCTCGAAGAGGGCGAAGGGTGCGAACAGAACTTCTCGGAGGCGGCCTTCTGGTATGAAGAGGCGGCCAAAAGAGGCAACATCGATGCCTTCAACAACCTGGCAGCCATGTTCAAAGAGGGACGCGGGGTGGAGCAGGACTACAAGAAAGCCTATGTACTCTTCAAAAAAGCCGCCATGGCAGGCAATGCCTCGGCACAGTTCAATCTCGGTGCTCTCTACGACATGGGTCTGGGCTGTGAAGAGGACAAAGAGAAAGCCATCGAATGGTGCAGAAAAGCCTCCTTCCAAGGCCACCAGAAAGCGAAGGAAATCATGATGAGAATGCAGAACGAAGGGCAGATCGTCTTTTAA
- a CDS encoding valine--tRNA ligase codes for MSETEKKAVYNPKEIEENYYKLWEERNYFEVDGNAQIQEEGKNFCIMMPPPNVTGHLHIGHGLTFTLQDIIVRYKRMDGFKTLWQPGTDHAGIATQNVVEKQLLAEGTTKEEIGREAFLKRAWQQKDSSGNAITKQLRKLGVSPAWSRERFTMDEGLANAVKKSFKQMYDNGDIVRGNYMINWCTHDGALSDIEVEHEDHLGHLYHLRYPLTDGSGVVVVATTRPETYFGDTAVMVHPDDTRYKHLIGKTVTLPLINREVKIIADEHVDMEFGTGFVKVTPAHDPNDYEVGKRHNLEFITIFDEKGRLNEQCGEFAGMERLEAREPIMAKLEEEGFVEKVEEHAHQVGHCYRCKNIVEPYISKQWFVKKEFAKASIEKVNNGEAEFFPAHWINSYNAWMGELRDWCISRQLWWGHQIPVMYCDDCGAEFAFDGETPTKCEKCGSTNIHQDEDVLDTWFSSGLWPFSTLGWGNGEAFKGEKWFEEDMQEFYPNQLLITGFDILFFWVARMLMMGENITGQLPFKDIYLHALVKDEKGEKMSKSKGNVIDPLVMIEKYSTDALRFTLAVLAVQGRDIKLSEEKLEQSRNFTNKLFNAANYLQLNHDTFADLDQDAIETPLGRYMLSRFNLAVKETRDYMDQYRFNDAATTLYRFMWGEFCDWGIELSKASKESVAELGSIFKESLKLLHPFMPFITENLYQRLSGTKLEESTSIMVMPYPKVTEIDEKIAEQFNLAIEAIVSVRRCKTLIEKGNQRIEKAAIKFNKEADTSLLKPFIEKLGKVEEISFVNEKLENCVTDVSDSLETMISTEDIDMSAIIAKLTKQKEKLEKEIQKLSGMLNNEKFVANAPEQVIAENRKALEEAQSKIEKVTAELEGFGA; via the coding sequence ATGAGCGAAACAGAAAAAAAAGCAGTATACAATCCCAAAGAGATCGAAGAGAACTACTACAAACTCTGGGAGGAGCGTAACTATTTCGAAGTGGACGGGAACGCCCAGATACAGGAAGAAGGAAAGAACTTCTGCATCATGATGCCTCCCCCGAATGTAACGGGACACCTTCATATCGGTCACGGACTCACATTCACACTGCAGGACATCATCGTACGCTACAAAAGAATGGACGGGTTCAAGACCCTCTGGCAGCCGGGAACAGACCATGCGGGTATCGCCACACAGAACGTTGTGGAGAAACAGCTTCTTGCAGAAGGGACCACCAAAGAGGAGATAGGCAGAGAGGCATTCCTCAAAAGAGCCTGGCAGCAGAAAGACAGCTCGGGAAATGCCATTACCAAACAGCTGAGAAAACTGGGCGTATCCCCTGCCTGGAGCCGCGAACGTTTCACTATGGACGAGGGACTGGCCAATGCAGTCAAGAAGTCCTTCAAACAGATGTACGACAATGGCGATATCGTCCGCGGGAACTACATGATCAACTGGTGTACCCATGACGGTGCCCTCTCCGACATCGAAGTCGAGCACGAAGACCATCTCGGGCATCTCTACCACCTCAGATATCCGCTCACCGACGGTTCAGGTGTCGTCGTGGTCGCTACCACACGTCCGGAGACCTACTTTGGAGATACCGCTGTCATGGTACACCCCGATGACACACGCTACAAACATCTCATAGGCAAGACCGTCACCCTGCCGCTGATCAACCGTGAAGTGAAGATCATTGCAGATGAGCATGTCGATATGGAGTTTGGTACCGGTTTCGTAAAGGTCACTCCTGCACATGACCCGAACGACTACGAAGTGGGGAAAAGACATAACCTTGAGTTCATTACCATCTTCGATGAGAAAGGCCGTCTCAATGAACAGTGCGGCGAATTTGCCGGCATGGAGCGTCTTGAAGCCAGAGAGCCCATTATGGCAAAACTCGAAGAAGAAGGTTTTGTGGAAAAAGTGGAAGAGCATGCCCATCAGGTCGGACACTGCTACCGCTGTAAGAACATCGTTGAACCCTATATCTCCAAACAGTGGTTCGTCAAGAAAGAGTTCGCCAAAGCTTCCATAGAGAAGGTGAACAACGGCGAAGCGGAATTCTTCCCGGCGCACTGGATCAACTCCTACAACGCCTGGATGGGTGAACTGAGAGACTGGTGTATCTCCCGTCAGCTCTGGTGGGGACACCAGATCCCGGTGATGTACTGTGACGACTGTGGTGCGGAGTTCGCCTTTGACGGCGAGACACCGACGAAGTGTGAGAAGTGCGGCAGCACAAACATTCATCAGGATGAAGACGTGCTCGATACCTGGTTCTCTTCGGGACTCTGGCCATTCTCCACGCTTGGCTGGGGCAACGGTGAAGCCTTTAAGGGCGAGAAGTGGTTCGAGGAGGATATGCAGGAGTTCTACCCGAACCAGCTGCTCATCACCGGTTTTGATATCCTCTTCTTCTGGGTAGCCAGAATGCTGATGATGGGTGAGAACATTACCGGACAACTGCCTTTCAAGGACATCTACCTGCATGCACTCGTCAAAGACGAAAAAGGCGAGAAGATGAGCAAGTCCAAGGGGAATGTCATCGATCCGCTGGTAATGATAGAGAAGTACTCGACAGATGCACTGCGTTTTACCCTTGCCGTACTCGCCGTTCAGGGACGTGACATCAAGCTGAGTGAGGAGAAGCTCGAGCAGAGCCGTAACTTCACGAACAAGCTCTTCAATGCCGCCAACTATCTGCAGCTCAATCACGATACATTTGCAGACCTGGATCAGGATGCCATTGAAACACCGCTCGGACGCTATATGCTTTCCCGCTTCAACCTTGCGGTCAAAGAGACAAGGGACTACATGGACCAGTACCGCTTCAACGATGCGGCAACCACGCTCTACCGCTTCATGTGGGGTGAGTTCTGCGACTGGGGTATCGAGTTGAGCAAAGCAAGTAAAGAGAGTGTGGCCGAACTGGGAAGCATCTTCAAAGAGTCCCTCAAACTGCTGCACCCCTTCATGCCGTTCATTACAGAAAACCTCTACCAGAGACTTTCGGGAACAAAGCTTGAAGAGAGTACCTCCATCATGGTCATGCCTTATCCGAAGGTAACGGAAATAGACGAAAAGATCGCAGAGCAGTTCAACCTGGCCATTGAAGCGATCGTCTCTGTAAGACGCTGTAAAACACTCATTGAAAAAGGGAACCAGCGAATTGAAAAGGCTGCCATCAAGTTCAACAAAGAGGCGGATACTTCCCTGCTCAAGCCTTTCATCGAGAAACTCGGCAAAGTCGAAGAGATCAGTTTCGTGAATGAAAAGCTTGAGAACTGTGTGACCGATGTCTCGGACTCCCTGGAGACGATGATCTCTACAGAGGATATCGATATGTCCGCCATCATCGCGAAACTGACGAAACAGAAAGAGAAGCTTGAAAAAGAGATACAGAAACTCTCCGGCATGCTGAACAATGAAAAGTTCGTCGCCAATGCACCTGAACAGGTCATTGCAGAGAACAGAAAAGCCCTTGAAGAGGCACAGAGCAAGATCGAAAAAGTTACGGCAGAGCTTGAAGGTTTTGGGGCCTGA
- a CDS encoding M16 family metallopeptidase, translated as MKRAHVILLFVMTFLHAVEMPTDKRLVEGMLPNTFSYRIMHNEKPKEMVEFRLYVRAGSLEEEDDQQGLAHFIEHMAFNGTEHFKKNELISYLESIGLKFGGDLNANTNYGCTLYKLTVPVKGNNVDTALTILRDWAGGVRFDPKEFDKERGVVLEEKRLRNTAGFRLYKQYAPVFFEGSRYKDRLVIGKEKVLKHAPVQRAVDFYKKWYRPELMTLVVVGDINASSMEAKIKKTFGSLTNSNHTAPITRLVPEHNSTRVLSLTDKELHGNSVDIYYLERKLGTVTEAEKRADIIDWMVQLLFNLNAQKEVLKSESKALTLRFGMQFVTPLLRAYDFSATYKKEDRDAAFEELNRLIWRFAKYGFSQKDLETVRKQLMALNENTHKEIKNLRSAVIAGRLVNTLDNGAVYVDEAYDYNLSKKILGEVSIEDVNKRFREIVDIKDRVVLFTGTTKEKVSKAEVLAMVQKAKEEAKKADKEVSTATALLAEIPHPKKIVEKVFDKEHGIYFYRLENNVTVSFMPRDYRKNEVLVGAISVGGYSTLPTEMLDDAQKASSWVVSSAPGSFKPYALRELLAGKKLSDRFAISRFDETIDGSSSSEDLESLLQLLYLQIMQPKIDPAVAKRQRNALMARQKEADRNPAYRFDKAVKKFYYMDNPRIRFDTNESIAKLDTERMLSIFKEKFGDMNHFHFVIVGDTTPQKVEKLIAVYLGNLPVGSKGETYDSTPYAHRKGEQTFVKHFNTTDIANIMLQYRSTLPYSIHNNARIDALQNILTIRLRNLIREEKSGTYGIGVGCQIIRELHDRAICTISFAADPLRKDELIASVRKSIDTFIKEGPGERELKNYKTEFNVAYTQMQKMNRFWSGMLLLSAKFGTPVSEYLSFPKAVEKLEPEEVRRVAEKLFGGDLLISERLPERKLP; from the coding sequence ATGAAAAGAGCTCACGTCATTCTACTGTTTGTCATGACATTTTTGCATGCAGTGGAAATGCCGACCGATAAGCGTTTGGTGGAGGGAATGCTCCCCAATACATTCAGCTACAGGATCATGCATAATGAAAAACCAAAAGAGATGGTCGAGTTCCGTCTCTATGTCAGGGCAGGATCGCTTGAAGAAGAGGATGATCAGCAGGGGCTCGCGCATTTTATAGAGCATATGGCGTTCAACGGTACCGAACATTTCAAAAAGAACGAGCTTATCAGCTATCTCGAATCGATCGGTCTGAAATTCGGCGGTGATCTTAATGCCAACACCAATTACGGCTGTACACTCTACAAACTTACCGTACCTGTCAAAGGAAATAATGTGGATACGGCCCTGACCATTCTCAGGGATTGGGCAGGCGGTGTACGTTTCGACCCAAAAGAGTTCGATAAAGAACGGGGTGTGGTACTCGAAGAGAAGCGTCTGCGCAATACAGCGGGTTTCCGTCTCTACAAGCAGTATGCACCGGTCTTTTTTGAAGGCAGCAGATACAAAGACCGTCTTGTCATCGGAAAAGAAAAGGTGCTCAAGCATGCACCGGTACAAAGGGCTGTTGATTTTTACAAAAAATGGTACCGTCCTGAGCTGATGACCCTGGTCGTGGTGGGTGACATCAATGCAAGCAGTATGGAAGCAAAGATCAAAAAGACCTTCGGCTCTTTGACCAACAGCAATCATACAGCACCGATAACACGTCTGGTCCCGGAGCACAACAGCACACGTGTACTCTCCCTGACCGACAAAGAGCTCCATGGCAACAGTGTCGATATCTATTACCTCGAACGTAAACTCGGTACGGTGACCGAAGCGGAGAAAAGAGCGGATATCATAGACTGGATGGTACAGCTTCTCTTCAACCTCAATGCGCAAAAAGAGGTGCTTAAGTCCGAGAGCAAAGCCTTGACACTGCGTTTTGGGATGCAGTTCGTCACCCCGCTGCTTCGTGCCTATGATTTTTCTGCAACGTATAAAAAAGAGGACCGCGATGCTGCCTTTGAAGAGCTCAACCGTCTCATCTGGCGTTTTGCCAAATACGGTTTTTCACAAAAAGACCTGGAAACGGTACGCAAACAGCTGATGGCACTCAATGAGAACACACATAAAGAGATCAAGAATCTCCGATCGGCGGTCATCGCCGGACGTCTTGTCAATACGCTGGATAACGGGGCGGTCTATGTGGATGAGGCGTATGACTACAATCTCTCCAAAAAGATCCTTGGAGAAGTCAGCATTGAAGATGTCAACAAACGTTTCAGGGAGATCGTGGACATTAAAGACAGGGTGGTTCTCTTTACGGGAACGACCAAAGAGAAGGTGAGCAAGGCAGAGGTCCTTGCGATGGTGCAGAAGGCGAAAGAAGAGGCAAAAAAAGCGGACAAGGAAGTCTCAACTGCAACGGCATTGCTCGCAGAGATTCCCCATCCCAAAAAGATCGTAGAGAAAGTGTTTGACAAAGAGCACGGTATCTACTTCTACCGTCTTGAGAACAATGTCACTGTCTCGTTCATGCCCAGAGACTACAGGAAGAACGAAGTGCTCGTCGGTGCCATCAGTGTGGGTGGATACTCGACACTTCCCACAGAGATGCTTGACGATGCACAGAAAGCCTCTTCCTGGGTCGTCTCTTCTGCACCGGGAAGCTTCAAGCCATATGCACTCAGAGAACTGCTTGCAGGCAAAAAACTTTCAGACCGTTTCGCGATCTCGCGTTTCGATGAGACCATCGACGGTTCCAGCAGCAGTGAAGACCTCGAATCGCTGCTGCAGCTGCTCTATCTGCAGATCATGCAGCCGAAGATAGACCCGGCAGTGGCGAAAAGACAGCGCAACGCACTGATGGCGCGGCAGAAAGAAGCGGACAGGAACCCTGCCTACAGGTTTGATAAAGCGGTCAAGAAGTTCTACTACATGGACAACCCGCGTATCCGTTTCGATACCAATGAGAGTATTGCAAAACTCGATACGGAAAGGATGCTGTCCATCTTCAAAGAGAAATTCGGCGACATGAACCACTTCCATTTCGTCATTGTGGGTGACACCACTCCCCAAAAAGTGGAAAAACTCATTGCGGTCTATCTCGGCAACCTGCCGGTCGGTTCGAAAGGTGAGACCTACGACAGTACACCGTATGCACATCGCAAAGGAGAGCAGACGTTCGTCAAACATTTCAACACGACCGATATTGCCAACATCATGCTGCAGTACCGCTCGACCCTGCCATACTCCATACACAACAACGCGCGCATAGATGCCCTGCAGAATATTCTGACCATCAGGCTGCGTAACCTTATTCGTGAAGAGAAATCGGGGACTTACGGTATCGGCGTGGGATGCCAGATCATACGCGAACTGCACGACCGTGCCATATGTACCATCTCTTTTGCCGCCGATCCACTGCGAAAGGATGAACTGATCGCTTCTGTCCGCAAGAGTATCGATACCTTTATCAAAGAGGGACCGGGTGAGCGTGAGTTGAAGAATTACAAGACAGAATTCAATGTTGCCTATACACAGATGCAGAAGATGAACCGTTTCTGGAGCGGTATGCTGCTGCTGAGTGCAAAATTCGGTACACCGGTCTCAGAGTATCTCTCTTTCCCCAAAGCGGTGGAGAAGCTTGAGCCGGAAGAAGTACGTAGAGTCGCTGAAAAGCTCTTTGGCGGGGACCTGCTCATCTCTGAACGTCTGCCGGAAAGGAAGCTTCCGTAA
- a CDS encoding Y-family DNA polymerase gives MFLHIDIDCFFASAERTRDASLRGIPMAVGSRSNLEIFNRKRTNIRLMNDNSGAFVTPVFYSDREKSFRSYFVDTVEGREKIRGIITTASYEARKFGVKTGMPIAHALQLCPQMTVVPSHYPLYHRLSHKIHRYIAARIPEVEQYSIDEFFGDLSGWVAKEESHSFAKKLQMEINREFDIPVSIGISEAKWIAKLATESAKPFNIFMVEDIDAYIENMPIRVFPGIGRGFQRRLEEHYIATLGDVRRNKRLFYSWKKPGIQLYHRVTGTDGEGILHRGERKSIGISRTFDAIHDEAEVKRRMVIMARHIVYMVMAIEVNPTVYYLKLNYEYGGKAKKRLTVDRLFSEKLFKQKLNEMYEEIACYGRGVVKLTLTVSHFSFQNHKTLSLVCFNEDRAACILTKHLQELREHFGLDIIKTANEL, from the coding sequence ATGTTCCTGCATATTGATATAGACTGTTTCTTTGCCTCTGCGGAACGGACACGGGATGCCTCGCTTCGTGGGATTCCCATGGCGGTGGGAAGCCGAAGCAATCTGGAGATCTTCAATCGTAAACGTACCAATATCAGGCTGATGAATGACAACAGCGGAGCATTCGTTACCCCCGTTTTCTACAGTGACAGGGAGAAGAGCTTCCGGTCCTATTTTGTAGATACTGTTGAGGGCAGGGAGAAAATCAGGGGTATCATCACCACGGCAAGCTATGAAGCGAGAAAGTTTGGTGTCAAGACGGGGATGCCCATTGCCCACGCGCTGCAGCTTTGTCCCCAGATGACCGTTGTGCCTTCCCATTACCCGCTTTACCACAGACTCTCCCATAAAATACATCGCTATATCGCTGCACGTATCCCTGAAGTGGAACAGTACAGTATCGATGAGTTTTTTGGAGATTTGAGCGGCTGGGTCGCGAAGGAGGAGAGTCACAGCTTTGCCAAAAAATTGCAGATGGAGATCAACCGGGAGTTCGACATTCCTGTTTCCATTGGTATCTCCGAAGCGAAATGGATCGCCAAACTGGCTACAGAATCTGCCAAACCCTTCAATATCTTCATGGTCGAAGATATTGATGCCTATATTGAAAATATGCCTATCAGGGTGTTCCCCGGTATAGGAAGAGGGTTTCAAAGACGCCTGGAAGAACACTATATCGCAACACTCGGAGATGTCAGGCGCAACAAAAGACTTTTCTACAGCTGGAAAAAACCGGGGATACAGCTTTATCACAGAGTGACGGGAACGGATGGGGAAGGTATTTTGCATCGGGGTGAACGGAAATCCATCGGGATCAGCAGGACCTTCGATGCGATCCATGACGAGGCGGAAGTGAAACGGCGTATGGTGATCATGGCACGGCATATTGTCTATATGGTCATGGCAATAGAGGTGAACCCCACAGTCTATTATCTCAAGCTCAATTACGAGTATGGAGGCAAGGCCAAAAAACGATTGACTGTCGACAGGCTTTTTTCGGAAAAACTCTTCAAACAGAAACTCAATGAAATGTACGAAGAGATCGCATGTTACGGCAGAGGTGTTGTCAAACTGACACTTACTGTCTCCCACTTCAGTTTCCAGAACCACAAGACACTTTCCCTGGTCTGTTTCAATGAAGACAGGGCAGCCTGCATCTTAACGAAACATCTTCAGGAATTGAGAGAACATTTTGGACTCGATATCATTAAAACGGCAAATGAATTGTAA